The Mycolicibacterium mageritense genome contains a region encoding:
- a CDS encoding BlaI/MecI/CopY family transcriptional regulator — protein sequence MAKLTRLGELEREVMDHLWSAPEPQTVRQVHEALAARRDLAYTTIMTVLQRLAKKNLVVQHRDDRAHRYAPTHGRDELVAGLMVDALDQAADSGSRQAALVHFVERVGADEAEALRRALDELESKHRIPPPAGNSGVS from the coding sequence ATGGCCAAACTGACGCGTCTAGGGGAACTTGAGCGCGAGGTGATGGACCACCTTTGGTCCGCGCCCGAACCCCAAACAGTGCGCCAAGTTCACGAGGCGCTGGCCGCCCGCCGTGACTTGGCTTACACCACGATCATGACCGTGCTGCAACGGCTCGCCAAGAAGAACTTGGTGGTGCAGCACCGCGACGATCGTGCACATCGCTATGCCCCCACCCACGGCCGCGACGAGCTGGTGGCGGGCCTCATGGTCGACGCCCTCGACCAGGCCGCCGACTCCGGCAGCCGACAGGCCGCGCTGGTCCATTTCGTCGAACGTGTGGGCGCCGACGAGGCCGAAGCCCTGCGTCGTGCGCTGGACGAACTCGAGAGCAAGCACCGGATACCGCCACCC